The region GGACCGCAATTTTGCATGTGCAAGATGGGACAGTGTTTTTGAGGTGTACAGGAAGGGACGGCAATTTTGGGGTGTGCAGGTAGGGACCACGCATTGGGGATGTGCAACACGGGACAGGGCTTTGAGGGTGTGCGAGAAGGGACCATGCTTTTGGGGTGTACAGGAAGGGACCGTGCATGTGGGGCAAGCAGGGGGGATGCGCTACCAGGCCATGCAGGAAGGCACCGCGTTTTCGGGGTGGGTGTTGCCTCTCGCCCACCTGTGAGCGTGGAAGAAGTCTGTGGTGATGGTGCCGCATTGCGCCTGCTGCGCGCGGCTGGCGGCACCGCTCTGCTCCAGGGCCAGCGCCAGGGCTTGTGCCTGGCCGCGCAGCTCCTccaccctggggacagacacCCGCGTGGCAGCCGGCCCGGTGCTGCCAGCGCCGGCACCGCGGCACGACGCTCGGGGCTCTTACCGGGCCAGGGTGCAGAGCAGCTCTTCCCGCATCCTGTCCACatctgggggctgctggggagccCCTGCTCCCATCCGGCCAGTTTGGGCATCCTGCAGAGTCTGGGGGTGGgtcccatccctggggacaccggggtcCCAAGGAGGGTCCCCAAGGGGAGGTGGGCGCCGTCCTTACCTCctcgctgctgctggagctgctggaggggctgggggggcggcCAGACCTCCCGtcccgctcctgctgcaggtgctggagcagcaggagcagcgcaGCCTCCCGCGGCCCCTGCCCGGCCGCCAGCACCTCCAGTCCCCGCTTCTCCCtctccaccagctgcagccGGAGCTTCAGGTCGGCCATGGCctcctggcagggcagggggaaactgaggcacggcccCAGTCCCTCGGTCCCGGTCCTTCCCACCGCACATCAcaccctgctcttccctgctcAAAACCTGGACCCCACAGAGAgccggggagggacccaggcatccggctCCCCCTTCCCCCGCCCAGCATCTCACCTTGAGCATCGCCAAGTCCCGCAGCAGCTCCGCTTTGTCTGGCCGCCTCCAGCTGGGCAGGAGAGCCCGGGCATCCCGCAGCACCCGCTCGGCCCGGGCACGGGCGTCCTCGCCGTGGTGGGTGCCAATGCgggggggcaccggggcggCGCACAGGGATGCCTCCACGGCCGCCTGCTCCACACGCAGTCGGCGAATGTGCTCGCGAAGGGCCCCCTCCTCCAtggcagggggtgctggggtgctggggaacGGGGTCATGGCTGGGGTGGACACGGTGCCACCGCGGGGACGGCTCAGCCACTGTGACCCCCCATCTTCCCGGTACCtcggcagccctggggagccacTGTCCCCGCTCTCCTCCTGCCCGTCCAGCTCTGCTTGCCCTGGGAGCTGCGGCCCCTGCATCGCTGTGGGGCTGGACCCACATCCATGGTGTGCTGGCTCCCCTGTGGCTCCTGGGCAAGGAGCGAGCATCGTTCAGGCAGGTGCCCCCCGCAGTGTGTGCCATGGGGATGTGCTGGGGGCTGGGGCtccccagcatcctcccagcaccttccctgcatcccccaaTAGCCACATCatcctccctgcctcccccaaGCATCCTCCTGGTACCACTCCTGCATCCCACTGCACCTCTCCTGCATCCCCTCCTGCAtcctcctcctgcatcccctCCTGCATCCCCTCTGCATCCTCCCTGCATCCCCCGATATCCCCCAGCACCCTCGTGCATCCCCCCAGCGTCCTCCCCATCATCTCCCtcgcacccccagccccccagtgccacTCACCGCCATGGgcaccatcctcctcctccctgcccagcttcGCCTTCATCACATCGAGGAGGGCGGCGTAGGCCCCCCCGCAGCGCTCACTGCAGGGAGAGGGGCTCAGCGCGGCACCACAGGctgtcccccccaaaccatgtccccgatgtccccggtgtccccaccTGCAGCGCAGGGCCAGGCGCAGGGCGGTGCTGCGGGACTCGTGCTGGCCCAGCACCATGCTGAGCCGCTCCGCATCGCTCTTGCACTCCTGCAGCGCGGCCGCCAGCTGCCGGTTCACCTCCTGCAGCCTCCCTAGGCACCTGGGCACCGCCGGCACCCGCGCTCAGCCGCACCGCCGGGGCCTGGcgccgtgcctcagtttccccaccgGCGAGGGGCTGAGGGGGACACTcacccctgcagctgctgcacctgctcctcctgctcccgGCTGGGCCCCTCGGAGGGTTGAGGGGagagggggctgtggggctgtgtgcCGTGGGGCTGAGCACTGTGGGGCTGAGCTCCATTGCCACACTGGGGCGGGTCCTGCGGAGGGGACAGGCAGAGCCCCGATCCCACCCGCCGAGCCCGCCCTGTgccgctgctgcagcccccccagccccacactcacCTGGGGCAACCAGGGCTCCCCCTGCCCCGCGGGGCTGCTGAGCGTGGGGGTGTCGCTGCCGGAGCCCCCCggctcctccagcctggccagCGCATCCCGCAGCTCCTGCACCTGCACCCAGCACCGGGCTGAGCCCCAGGGGCTGCACCAGCGGCACCCGGGTGGTGAACCAGGGCTGCGCCTCCCCATGCACCCACCTTCTGCTGCAGCCGGTCGCGCTCCCCCCGCAGCGCCCGCAGCGAGGCCGTGACCCGGCTCAGCTCCTCGTCCCGGCGCCCCAGGGCCGCCCGCAGCGCCGCGTTCCTCGCTGCcaccgccgccaccgccgcctccTCCACCGGCAGCCCCTCGCCCGCTGCCTCCTCCGGGCCCCGGCGTGGGTGCATCCCCCTCCCCGCCCAGCCTGGTGCCCggtccagctcctccagcctctgGGAATAACGGGGTCGGTCAGCCGGTGCCCATCCCTGTGGCGCCTGGGCTGGCCGTGCTGGCGTGGCTCACCTTGGCCGCTTGCGCCCATTCCTCACCACGCAGGGGCCGCGCTGGTGCCCACCGGTGCCGGGAGAAGACGGCGCGTTCCAGTGAGCTCACGGCGTGCTGCAGCTCCGCAAAGAGGTCGGGGCCATGGGCTGGGGAGCGGGACGGCGGCCACGCTCAGGTCCCTGCCGCTGGCACGGCACAGGACATCACAGCACGGCATGGCGCACCCACCTTCCATACCGCCAGCAGT is a window of Caloenas nicobarica isolate bCalNic1 chromosome 27, bCalNic1.hap1, whole genome shotgun sequence DNA encoding:
- the USHBP1 gene encoding harmonin-binding protein USHBP1 isoform X3, yielding MEKPPQPPPRQEEFEDEKDEDEDEDKDDDDDEDMAGDTEGLVSYDDCVARLLATVARLHRRAEQLQHRVGREDEEGWEGSASLPAACPQPRCLDGTLGTAGGMEAHGPDLFAELQHAVSSLERAVFSRHRWAPARPLRGEEWAQAAKRLEELDRAPGWAGRGMHPRRGPEEAAGEGLPVEEAAVAAVAARNAALRAALGRRDEELSRVTASLRALRGERDRLQQKVQELRDALARLEEPGGSGSDTPTLSSPAGQGEPWLPQDPPQCGNGAQPHSAQPHGTQPHSPLSPQPSEGPSREQEEQVQQLQGCLGRLQEVNRQLAAALQECKSDAERLSMVLGQHESRSTALRLALRCSERCGGAYAALLDVMKAKLGREEEDGAHGGATGEPAHHGCGSSPTAMQGPQLPGQAELDGQEESGDSGSPGLPSTPAPPAMEEGALREHIRRLRVEQAAVEASLCAAPVPPRIGTHHGEDARARAERVLRDARALLPSWRRPDKAELLRDLAMLKEAMADLKLRLQLVEREKRGLEVLAAGQGPREAALLLLLQHLQQERDGRSGRPPSPSSSSSSSEEDAQTGRMGAGAPQQPPDVDRMREELLCTLARVEELRGQAQALALALEQSGAASRAQQAQCGTITTDFFHAHSALALAYRGARRKQAAQLRRLEVQAAALRRQHARRVQALARRLQSLEQGTTDGETCI
- the USHBP1 gene encoding harmonin-binding protein USHBP1 isoform X2 codes for the protein MEKPPQPPPRQEEFEDEKDEDEDEDKDDDDDEDMAGDTEGLVSYDDCVARLLATVARLHRRAEQLQHRVGREDEEGWEGSASLPAACPQPRCLDGTLGTAGGMEAHGPDLFAELQHAVSSLERAVFSRHRWAPARPLRGEEWAQAAKRLEELDRAPGWAGRGMHPRRGPEEAAGEGLPVEEAAVAAVAARNAALRAALGRRDEELSRVTASLRALRGERDRLQQKVQELRDALARLEEPGGSGSDTPTLSSPAGQGEPWLPQPHSPLSPQPSEGPSREQEEQVQQLQGCLGRLQEVNRQLAAALQECKSDAERLSMVLGQHESRSTALRLALRCSERCGGAYAALLDVMKAKLGREEEDGAHGGATGEPAHHGCGSSPTAMQGPQLPGQAELDGQEESGDSGSPGLPRYREDGGSQWLSRPRGGTVSTPAMTPFPSTPAPPAMEEGALREHIRRLRVEQAAVEASLCAAPVPPRIGTHHGEDARARAERVLRDARALLPSWRRPDKAELLRDLAMLKEAMADLKLRLQLVEREKRGLEVLAAGQGPREAALLLLLQHLQQERDGRSGRPPSPSSSSSSSEEDAQTGRMGAGAPQQPPDVDRMREELLCTLARVEELRGQAQALALALEQSGAASRAQQAQCGTITTDFFHAHSALALAYRGARRKQAAQLRRLEVQAAALRRQHARRVQALARRLQSLEQGTTDGETCI
- the USHBP1 gene encoding harmonin-binding protein USHBP1 isoform X1, which produces MEKPPQPPPRQEEFEDEKDEDEDEDKDDDDDEDMAGDTEGLVSYDDCVARLLATVARLHRRAEQLQHRVGREDEEGWEGSASLPAACPQPRCLDGTLGTAGGMEAHGPDLFAELQHAVSSLERAVFSRHRWAPARPLRGEEWAQAAKRLEELDRAPGWAGRGMHPRRGPEEAAGEGLPVEEAAVAAVAARNAALRAALGRRDEELSRVTASLRALRGERDRLQQKVQELRDALARLEEPGGSGSDTPTLSSPAGQGEPWLPQDPPQCGNGAQPHSAQPHGTQPHSPLSPQPSEGPSREQEEQVQQLQGCLGRLQEVNRQLAAALQECKSDAERLSMVLGQHESRSTALRLALRCSERCGGAYAALLDVMKAKLGREEEDGAHGGATGEPAHHGCGSSPTAMQGPQLPGQAELDGQEESGDSGSPGLPRYREDGGSQWLSRPRGGTVSTPAMTPFPSTPAPPAMEEGALREHIRRLRVEQAAVEASLCAAPVPPRIGTHHGEDARARAERVLRDARALLPSWRRPDKAELLRDLAMLKEAMADLKLRLQLVEREKRGLEVLAAGQGPREAALLLLLQHLQQERDGRSGRPPSPSSSSSSSEEDAQTGRMGAGAPQQPPDVDRMREELLCTLARVEELRGQAQALALALEQSGAASRAQQAQCGTITTDFFHAHSALALAYRGARRKQAAQLRRLEVQAAALRRQHARRVQALARRLQSLEQGTTDGETCI
- the USHBP1 gene encoding harmonin-binding protein USHBP1 isoform X4, with the translated sequence MGASGQEAGGAGPGTRLGGEGDAPTPGPGGGSGRGAAGGGGGGGGGGSEERGAAGGPGAPGRGAEPGHGLAAGAAGGARPAAAEARCWVQVQELRDALARLEEPGGSGSDTPTLSSPAGQGEPWLPQDPPQCGNGAQPHSAQPHGTQPHSPLSPQPSEGPSREQEEQVQQLQGCLGRLQEVNRQLAAALQECKSDAERLSMVLGQHESRSTALRLALRCSERCGGAYAALLDVMKAKLGREEEDGAHGGATGEPAHHGCGSSPTAMQGPQLPGQAELDGQEESGDSGSPGLPRYREDGGSQWLSRPRGGTVSTPAMTPFPSTPAPPAMEEGALREHIRRLRVEQAAVEASLCAAPVPPRIGTHHGEDARARAERVLRDARALLPSWRRPDKAELLRDLAMLKEAMADLKLRLQLVEREKRGLEVLAAGQGPREAALLLLLQHLQQERDGRSGRPPSPSSSSSSSEEDAQTGRMGAGAPQQPPDVDRMREELLCTLARVEELRGQAQALALALEQSGAASRAQQAQCGTITTDFFHAHSALALAYRGARRKQAAQLRRLEVQAAALRRQHARRVQALARRLQSLEQGTTDGETCI